From Micromonospora nigra, one genomic window encodes:
- a CDS encoding pyridoxal phosphate-dependent decarboxylase family protein → MMDETTGTGLPANGLAAEQVLAGIRQLRSLDRPTHGGQLFAYVYDPAVPGLDDLTAAAHAASAHVNGLDPTAFPSLLAMENALVGAAARLLGGGPGTTAPDVVGSVTSGGTESLILAVKAARDARPDITAPRIVVPVTAHAAFAKAAHYLRVAVDQVPVDPATLRPAVADVAAAIGPDTVLVACSAPSYAYGVVDPVEPIAEAAARAGVRCHVDACFGGWALPWLRRLGEPVPPFDLAVPGVTSISVDLHKYAYAPKGVSVLLHRDAALRAPQYFAYADWPGYTMINSVIASTRSGGPIAAAYATLRHLGEDGYLALAERTLAAVNALADAVRAVDGLRLVAEPESTVVCLTADDPAVDLFVLVDELAARGWHTQPQLTYADLPRSVHLTVTAAVAARVAEFGPDLAAAVAATRAAGPVTLPPELLALAGALTPEALTPDLVANLVAGLGLGVAGPDAAGTPGPAVPDRMATVNTLLDAAPPALRERLLVEFVSLLQRPTW, encoded by the coding sequence CAGGTGCTGGCGGGGATCCGGCAGCTGCGGAGCCTCGACCGGCCCACGCACGGCGGGCAGCTGTTCGCCTACGTGTACGACCCGGCGGTTCCGGGGCTGGACGACCTCACCGCCGCCGCGCACGCGGCCAGTGCCCACGTCAACGGGCTCGACCCGACCGCGTTCCCGTCGCTGCTGGCGATGGAGAACGCGCTCGTCGGCGCGGCGGCCCGGCTGCTCGGCGGCGGACCCGGCACCACCGCCCCGGACGTGGTCGGCAGCGTCACCAGCGGCGGCACCGAGTCGCTCATCCTGGCCGTCAAGGCCGCCCGCGACGCCCGCCCCGACATCACCGCCCCCCGGATCGTGGTGCCCGTCACCGCGCACGCCGCCTTCGCCAAGGCGGCCCACTACCTGCGGGTCGCCGTGGACCAGGTGCCCGTCGACCCGGCCACCCTGCGTCCGGCGGTCGCCGACGTGGCCGCCGCGATCGGCCCCGACACCGTGCTGGTGGCCTGCTCAGCTCCCTCGTACGCGTACGGCGTCGTCGACCCCGTCGAGCCGATCGCCGAGGCCGCCGCCCGAGCCGGGGTGCGCTGCCACGTCGACGCCTGCTTCGGCGGGTGGGCCCTGCCCTGGCTGCGCCGCCTCGGCGAACCGGTGCCGCCGTTCGACCTCGCCGTACCGGGGGTCACCTCGATCTCGGTCGACCTGCACAAGTACGCCTACGCCCCGAAGGGGGTGTCGGTGCTGCTGCACCGCGACGCCGCACTGCGCGCCCCGCAGTACTTCGCGTACGCCGACTGGCCTGGCTACACGATGATCAACTCGGTCATCGCGTCCACCCGTTCGGGCGGCCCGATCGCCGCCGCGTACGCCACCCTGCGGCACCTCGGCGAGGACGGCTACCTGGCGCTGGCCGAACGCACCCTCGCCGCCGTCAACGCACTGGCCGACGCGGTGCGCGCGGTCGACGGGCTGCGCCTGGTGGCCGAACCGGAGTCGACCGTGGTCTGCCTCACCGCCGACGACCCGGCCGTGGACCTGTTCGTGCTGGTCGACGAGCTGGCCGCGCGGGGCTGGCACACCCAGCCGCAGCTCACGTACGCCGACCTGCCGCGCAGCGTGCACCTGACGGTGACCGCGGCCGTGGCGGCCCGGGTGGCCGAGTTCGGCCCGGACCTCGCCGCGGCGGTGGCCGCCACCCGGGCGGCCGGCCCGGTGACCCTCCCGCCGGAGCTGCTGGCCCTGGCCGGCGCGCTCACCCCGGAGGCGCTCACCCCGGACCTGGTCGCCAACCTGGTCGCCGGCCTCGGCCTCGGCGTGGCCGGCCCCGACGCGGCCGGCACACCCGGTCCGGCGGTTCCGGACCGGATGGCGACGGTGAACACCCTGCTCGACGCGGCGCCCCCGGCGCTGCGGGAGCGGCTGCTGGTGGAGTTCGTCAGCCTGCTGCAACGACCGACGTGGTGA
- a CDS encoding NADH-quinone oxidoreductase subunit B — protein MQLPAVLGEPIRFVLNWGRRYSLWVFNFGLACCAIEFIATSMSRHDFMRLGVIPFAHGPRQADLMVVSGTVTDKMAPAIKRLYDQMPEPKYVISFGACSNCGGPYWDSYSVTKGVDQIIPVDVYVPGCPPRPEALLHGILRLQERIAAEQSGVGGVARPDALAAPVDAPPHDGASTRSAPPHDGASTRSAASLTAPPVRPPAP, from the coding sequence GTGCAGCTGCCGGCGGTGCTCGGTGAGCCGATCCGGTTCGTGCTGAACTGGGGCCGCCGCTACTCGCTGTGGGTGTTCAACTTCGGCCTGGCCTGTTGTGCCATCGAGTTCATCGCCACCAGCATGTCCCGCCACGACTTCATGCGACTCGGCGTGATCCCCTTCGCGCACGGCCCCCGGCAGGCCGACCTGATGGTGGTCTCCGGCACGGTCACCGACAAGATGGCCCCCGCCATCAAGCGCCTCTACGACCAGATGCCCGAACCGAAGTACGTCATCTCGTTCGGTGCCTGCTCCAACTGCGGCGGCCCGTACTGGGACTCCTACTCGGTGACCAAGGGTGTCGACCAGATCATCCCCGTGGACGTCTACGTGCCCGGCTGCCCGCCCCGTCCGGAGGCGCTGCTGCACGGCATCCTGCGGTTGCAGGAGAGGATCGCCGCCGAGCAGTCCGGCGTCGGCGGCGTGGCCCGACCCGACGCGCTCGCCGCGCCGGTCGACGCCCCACCCCACGACGGCGCGTCAACCCGTTCCGCCCCACCCCACGACGGCGCGTCAACCCGTTCCGCCGCGTCCCTGACGGCCCCGCCGGTCCGCCCTCCGGCCCCCTGA